A window of Argopecten irradians isolate NY chromosome 1, Ai_NY, whole genome shotgun sequence contains these coding sequences:
- the LOC138306750 gene encoding uncharacterized protein gives MEDLDVIFPEFGSKLRQKDFVLEDGYTFLNHGYKGAVPKPVIEAQQRFEDEARRQPTNTFMRKKQSNWIKSRDSVAEFLNADPDDVVLVPNVTSGINAIMMSIPLKSGDTIIVTNQAFVSTNNACAQLLYHKGITTRVVDIVPPIKDTNQVVKLYRDSLDSILNIRAVVIDYVSCPCAMMFPVAEIVQLCQKYNVVTIVDGAHAPGHIPLSLKETKADFFTGNFHKWLFAPWGCAFVWKNKRLTFPLRSLTSSAANADIASQFCMQGTRDDSCFYSLPAAIQYIRTKGGLEKISAYNTRLLEMASEYLVRLWQTSTLDIPTSMEPPFLRMVRLPEIYGFSTSQDDKNSLMDLIYHDHHIDVCLKSVNDQLYVRLSVHIYNCLDDYKKLGNAVLLLVDRGRRRDSRY, from the exons ATGGAGGACCTAGATGTCATTTTCCCAGAGTTTGGATCTAAGTTACGCCAAAAAGACTTTGTACTAGAAGATGGGTATACATTTTTGAACCATGGATATAAAGGAGCTGTTCCTAAACCAGTGATTGAAGCCCAGCAAAG ATTCGAAGACGAGGCGAGGAGACAGCCAACCAATACGTTCATGAGAAAGAAACAATCTAATTGGATAAAGAGTCGTGACTCCGTAGCGGAGTTTCTAAACGCCGATCCAGATGACGTCGTCCTTGTTCCAAATGTCACTTCAg GTATCAACGCGATTATGATGTCTATACCACTCAAGTCTGGAGATACCATAATAGTCACTAATCAAGCCTTCGTGTCCACAAACAACGCATGCGCACAACTCTTATACCATAAAG GTATAACGACCAGGGTAGTGGACATCGTCCCACCCATCAAGGACACAAATCAAGTGGTCAAACTGTACAGGGATTCGCTGGACAGTATTCTAAACATCCGGGCAGTTGTGATTG ACTACGTCTCATGTCCGTGTGCGATGATGTTTCCGGTGGCTGAAATCGTCCAACTTTGTCAGAAGTATAATGTTGTTACAATTGTTGATGGTGCGCATGCTCCAGGACACATCCCCCTAAGTTTGAAAGAAACGAAAGCTGACTTTTTTACAG GTAACTTCCATAAGTGGCTGTTCGCGCCCTGGGGATGTGCCTTCGTGTGGAAGAACAAGAGGTTGACTTTCCCGCTAAGGTCCCTCACCAGCTCCGCCGCAAATGCTGATATTGCGTCTCAGTTCTGTATGCAAGGAACCAGAGACGATAGCTGTTTTTATTCCTTACCCGCGGCGATACAGTATATTAGAACAAAAGGAGGACTT GAGAAAATTTCCGCGTACAACACTCGATTGTTAGAAATGGCGTCTGAGTACCTTGTAAGGCTGTGGCAGACGAGTACATTAGACATCCCGACCTCCATGGAGCCGCCATTCCTAAGGATGGTCCGTCTGCCGGAGATTTATGGATTCAGCACCTCCCAG GACGATAAAAATTCCCTGATGGACCTTATTTACCACGACCACCACATAGACGTCTGTCTGAAGTCCGTTAACGACCAGCTGTACGTCCGTTTGTCTGTTCACATCTACAACTGTCTGGATGATTATAAGAAACTTGGGAATGCTGTATTGTTACTGGTGGATAGAGGAAGACGCAGGGACTCTAGATACTGA
- the LOC138310921 gene encoding uncharacterized protein — MVDLEDIFPEFGSKLRQKDFVLEDGYTFLNHGYVGAVPKAVVETQQRFQDEARRQPTNSFMRKKQSNWIKSRDSVAEFLYADPDDVVLVPNVTSGINAILMSIPFKAGDTILVTNQVFLSTLNACAQLLHHKGITNSVVDIIPPIKDTNQVVKLYRDSLDSIPNIRAVVLVDPPSFS; from the exons ATGGTTGACCTAGAGGACATTTTCCCAGAGTTTGGATCTAAGTTACGCCAAAAAGACTTTGTACTGGAAGATGGGTATACATTTCTGAACCATGGATATGTAGGAGCTGTTCCTAAAGCAGTGGTTGAAACCCAGCAAAG ATTCCAAGACGAGGCGAGAAGACAACCAACCAATTCGTTCATGAGAAAGAAGCAATCTAATTGGATAAAGAGTCGTGACTCCGTAGCGGAGTTTCTATACGCCGATCCGGATGACGTCGTCCTTGTTCCAAATGTCACTTCag GTATCAACGCGATTTTGATGTCTATACCTTTCAAGGCTGGAGATACCATATTGGTCACAAATCAGGTTTTCCTGTCTACACTGAACGCATGCGCACAGCTCTTACACCATAAAG gtataacgaACAGTGTAGTGGACATCATCCCACCCATCAAGGACACAAATCAAGTGGTCAAACTGTACAGGGATTCGCTGGACAGTATTCCAAACATCCGGGCAGTTGTGTTAG TTGATCCTCCATCTTTCTCTTAA
- the LOC138306755 gene encoding uncharacterized protein: MLRVILGLAILGGVWGATLAPPQPTVPHRRLLDPANLDTLNRQVRKALLTKVTTELESSKTYMAGIQPQLTSCQRKVNDSLGHCLQCVDNVCQQKFQQCQSLTFSMHSPGGMSVSSNNINGHSQVTVCSLTGSQFSRTCSTIMNPEGFMVNSISQIGDNLRINLGRVYGDLGNMAVGSFVGGLNHVANNVVRNMTDEEKAQLQQSMAHLSQSLSTMGHNIGQGVQQSMGQLHANLGQMNHNLNTFGDSMSQWGQDFSQQLSQSLSHMFDGTFMGRRRRRAVQECSFLFGSLSQNCASLTPQCSSCPSTRQDTMVTVCGRNLVDKVKAIQKSMDELNQIYGEVINSQNIITMVEFDDVMVDPTMASYGNVMITANIRGIPTTFRMSSVLRLHDLAASGSPIAQQVWKEWAVRMATP; the protein is encoded by the exons CATTAAACAGACAGGTGAGAAAGGCTTTACTGACCAAAGTGACCACTGAGCTGGAGTCCAGTAAAACGTACATGGCTGGTATCCAGCCACAACTGACCAGCTGTCAGAGAAAGGTCAACGACTCACTCGGTCACTGTCTTCAGTGTGTCGACAATGTTTGTCAGCAAAA ATTCCAACAATGCCAATCGCTGACATTTAGCATGCACTCGCCCGGCGGAATGTCAGTATCTAGTAACAATATCAACGGTCATAGTCAGGTGACCGTCTGTTCTTTGACCGGAAGTCAATTTTCCCGCACGTGCTCTACTATTATGAACCCTGAAGGATTCATGGTGAACTCGATTTCTCAGATCGGCGACAATCTTCGTATTAACCTCGGTAGGGTGTATGGTGATCTAGGCAACATGGCGGTCGGGAGCTTCGTGGGGGGTCTTAACCATGTAGCCAATAATGTCGTGCGAAACATGACAGATGAAGAGAAAGCACAGTTACAACAGTCGATGGCGCATCTGAGTCAGTCTCTCTCAACGATGGGACACAACATTGGACAGGGTGTTCAGCAATCCATGGGCCAGCTACATGCTAACCTTGGCCAGATGAACCACAACCTTAATACCTTCGGGGACTCCATGTCACAATGGGGACAGGATTTCAGCCAACAACTCTCACAGTCTTTGTCACACATGTTTG ACGGGACATTTATGGGTAGACGACGGAGACGCGCGGTCCAGGAGTGTAGCTTCCTGTTCGGCAGTTTGTCCCAGAACTGTGCCAGTCTGACCCCGCAATGCTCGTCATGTCCCAGCACCCGACAGGATACCATGGTAACAG TTTGTGGGAGGAACCTTGTGGACAAGGTAAAGGCCATTCAGAAATCAATGGATGAGCTCAACCAGATTTACGGAGAGGTCATCAACTCCCAGAACATCATCACCATG GTCGAGTTTGATGACGTCATGGTTGATCCAACAATGGCCTCCTACGGTAACGTTATGATAACTGCTAACATCAGAGGTATACCGACGACGTTTAGGATGTCCTCAGTTCTACGACTGCACGACTTAGCAGCTTCCGGTTCTCCCATCGCTCAGCAAGTCTGGAAAGAATGGGCCGTTCGGATGGCAACACCATGA